tacagagatactgtaaacaacaaacacacggagccgatagctgaccaagcagctccacgggctatatgaatgtaaacacttagttcacgtcaccatcaataaatcggtgtttagggctccatacagagatagtgtaaacaacaaacacacagagccgataactgaccaagcagctccacgggctatgaatgtaaacacttggttcacgtcaccatcaacaaatcggtgtttagggctccatacagagatactgtaaacaacaaacacacggagccgatagctgtttgagcagctccacgggctatatgaatgtaaatacttggttcacgtcatcaacaaatcggtgtttagggctccatacagagatagtgtaaacaacaaacacacggagccgatagctgaccgagcagctccacgggctatatgaatgtaaacacttggttcacgtcacccaaaacaaatcggtgttagggctctatacaggaatactgtaaacaacaaacatacagagagccgatagctgaccgAGCAGCTctacgggctatgaatgtaaactcTTGGTTCACgtcatcaacaaatcggtgttagggctccatacagagatacggtcagaggtctgtccaagcagcgctctacgggctatgaatgtaaacatttggttcacgtcacccaaaacaaatcgttctatgaaacaaacatacacagagcGGAGATCTGAGCCAGCACCTCTACGCACTATGAATATAAACCATGCGGACAAACAATACTCAGTATCTCATGTACCTTTAAATGACCCAAGAAACTGAATATGTTTTTTCTTCATGCTGATTTTGGGTTACAGAATAGTGAGTTTGGAAAAGTAGTCGGAATTTACCGGCTCGCTCACTTCACATGGGGACCCAACCTCTTCTTTGAAAATAGATGTGCgttgtttgtttgccattgtaaagaatgcgGAAGcttcgcacctccgtgctaataGCTGTTATTGGTTTACTTCAGCCCTGTAACAAGTTTGTGGAAATCTGTTGGTCCACtaccaaaacaaaagaaacatttggTTTCATAAACGATATATTGCTACCTGTTATGAGGAGATTTCCAAACCAGGGTGCCTGTTTTTATAAGAATATAACGGCTTTCATAAGAGTTTTATGGAATATGTATgaatctatatatatgtatttcatacgattcattataaaaaaaacacacggaTTTAAACTCAAATGAGTTGCGAAATGCACAAGATATATTTACTATTATTAGAGATCGTATGAATTCCGTGATCTTAATCTCAAAGAAAGTTCTTGTTGTCCAAGACGAACTCAAAATAACCCATTCATTGAATGAAGCGAGCGGTGAAATGTTTGTCCCTCTCGCAAGGAAAGctgaaagttcgcacctccTTGCTAATCCGACATCGCCCCAAAGCGCGCCCTTACCATGCCAGAACACTCGCCGGAAGCAGCTGGCTGACTGGCCAGTAACTTTTCAAGGAGACGTTGGTAGAGTAAAGTGTGACTTTTTTCTTGAAGGTCTGACTTTTCCCCGCTGGTCTTACCGGCATATATATATGAGAAGGTTACAATATCGAAGACTCTACCAAGCTGTACATGCCTGTACATTCAACATCGACTTGAAGAACAAAAATAATCCCGTGcagcgctgcttggacagacctctgaccgatttgttttgggtgacgtgaaccgaATGTTTACAATCAAAGCCCGTagagcgctgcttggacagacctctgaccgatttgttttgggtgacgtgaaccaaaaaacgtgaaccaagtgtttacattcatatagcccgtggagctgctcaaacagctaccggctctgtgtgtttgttgtttacaatacctctgtatggagccctgaacaccgatttgttgatggtgacgtgaaccaagtgtttacattcatatagcccgtggagctgctcaaacagctatcggctctgtgtgtttgttgtttacaatatctctgtatggagccctaaacaccgatttgttgatggtgacgtgaaccaagtgtttacattcatatagcccgtggagctgcttggtcagctatcggctccgtgtgtttgttgtttacaatatctctgtatggagccctaaacaccgattcgttgatggtgacgtgaaccaagtgtttacattcatatagcccgtggagctgctcaaacagctatcggctctgtgtgtttgttgtttacaatatctctgtatggagccctaaacaccgatttgttgatggtgacgtgaaccaagtgtttacattcatatagcccgtggagctgctcaaacagctatccgctccgtgtgtttgttgtttacaatatctctgtatggagacctaaacaccgatttgttgatggtgacgtgaaccaattgtttacattcatatagcccgtggagctgctcaaacagctatcggctctgtgtgtttgttgtttacactatctctgtatggagacctaaacaccgatttgttgatggtggcgtgaaccaagtgtttacattcatatagcacgtggagctgctcaaacagctatcggctccatgtgtttgttgtttacagtatctccgTACAGAGCCCtgaacaccgatttgttgatggtgacgtgaaccaagtgtttacattcataaccCGTAGAGCGTTGCTCAAACAACCCTCTGTTACCGTACAGAGCGctaagaccaatttgttttgggtgacgtgaaccaaatgtatACATTGATAGcccgtgtaccatgttttgcgtacagctgctagttcagtccggctgtttgtcctctacgagagaacctcctccatgtagtactaaaaattccatgaaggtgacgagaaccaagtgtttgtattcatagtgCATAGAGCTCgctcggtggagctggagggctgcacgagcaacctccatggaggtcagctctgtggagctcctccatggaggttgctcgtgcagcccctattggACATGGATAGACGTATGCAAATGCATATGgataaaagaatacaaaaagacaacaaaaaacttCAGGGAGACAAGAAAGATTGGACGGAGGCGGGCAAACAGAAAAGGGTATATAGATATTGGTAAGTAGCTATAGACGTAGATAGATATGAATAGATAAAAGACGAATACAGATTGAGATAGATGGATCAGTCTATGGATAGAGGAAAGAATAAAACccaaattttcttacaaaaatcaTGGCATCCTGGGGGATGTTGTAACCATTCAGGGTGGTGTCCCGGGATGCTGCGTGGGGAATACTGAGTGGTGCGACGGGTTTCATTCGCTGCACTTCCGCTAGGGTCGCTGCTGTGTAGGGCAGTTGGTTCCGTTGTGCGTAGGACGGCGCGCTCTGCCCCAACACCGAGTCTATCTCCTGATGAACCTGTGGGCACATGCTTGCTGTTATTGGATGTTTGGCGTCACGTGAGTatgacgtaatctaacttcCGCCATGTTGATGGGTGAAACTGTTCGGTGAGTAATGTTTGAACACGTTATTGTCCACACTTTTATTCTGCATATCTATGAAGTATCAATATCTCCTTTCTTAGAATTACCAAATAAAATAGTCAAGGTTTCCTTTTGCCATCCTGCTACTGCCCTTACATTTCAAAATTGAGTTCGACTACTGAGTTTAAGCCGAAAATGCGTTAGTTACTATCCTACACCCTACACCTCTATCACTATCTAACGTTACTAAAGGTTGCCGGAACTTGCCTTTTCCTGGATGTCTGGGTTGAGCATCATGTACAGCAGGGCCCAGCGGGTAGTGGTGGCGGTGGTCTCAGTACCGGCCAGGAACAAGTCTATCAGCACCTGGGGGAAAACATATCAGTCAGTTTCTTCTACAGATAACTCATTCATCCATTCTCTATTggctcattcattcatccaatcCTTTCTTCGTCTATCAATAAATTCATCtacgcattcattcattcattcattgattcatctCACCGCACCTCTTGCAGCTCCTTGTCGGTGAAGTGCTCCCGAGCTTTTTCCTCCGGAGCCCGCTGCTTCTCCAGGAGAAAGGCGTCTATAAAGTCCCGGATGTCGtttgggtcaaaggtcagcctgTGCTTCTCCATCTGTTCACGGCAGAACTCTTGGAGAGCCTGAAACATTTTTAATAATCTTCCTTGCCTTGAATCTTTCCCGAAAGTTCCGAGGTACCGAAACACTGGGTGTATCGCTCCAAGCCTGTCTGTGACAGAGGGCTTTTCTTCGATTGTGGCGTTCAACAGTTCAATCAGTCGTAGGAAATCAGGGTCGCCGTACTCGAATCGGCCCCCGAAGGCAATTGAACAAATGATGTTACTGACAGCGTTTTGCATCATGATTTTAAGATCGAACGGCTGTCCGTTTTGTGACAAAATTTCCTGGACAAGCGCGTCGGTTTCTTCGGTGACTTTGCCCTCCAAACTCCGCTTGCCGACGCCGAAGTCCCGGAGAGTCATCAGGGCGAATTTACGCTGGTGTTTCCATTGTGGTCCGTAGGCAGCAAACAGGACACCTGGAAATAAATAGTGCTTTTGTGATACTCCTTCCCCCCGATAAAAAAgacggatgaaaggaaaaggtagcgatttttcccaccaacctctgcttgtagagaaGTTTTGTGACATTGCTGTAAACTTGTTTTTGAttttaaatacaaaatggtGAGGCACAATCTATATACACctcagcccgatctcaaaaatatctatcgtgcaggggtctggccggatgacATAGGCCCtagcacgatctagacacggtttttcccgatatcggcgagccaacaacctctcgccgacagctttttttcagcgtctagatggaactgcaatatcgccgtcaagatatcgggaaaatttctcccgaaaggtccggaccattcgtacgagaccttaccgatagcttagcaggggtccccgacaatttcgcgcgcgtgtagatgcgtcccgacttcgggaaggctcattagcatatataACGCcttttggaaaatcgcgctttatgtttatgactgcaagcgccatgggtgtccggcacCCTACGTTCTatatccctcccgacatctccacagacatcggtaaaaactgtgtgtagattgggcctaataGTGGGCAAAATtccccaccaatagaacagaaacaggatcagcaggaggcaATTACACCCCTGCTATGATTGGTTacagacccccaactgtatttttttaatctataacagtgaccactaacaGATGAAATGTAGCAGTTACTATAGATAAGACACCTCATGTCCTGCTGAGTTAGAGGCTGTTACCTCATTGAGGTCTTAGTTTATCAAACATGACAAACAGGGGTAAAAAGCTtacagttttgaacaaagttctgttgttattttgaaaaatagctcaATACACCCTCGAGCCATATCTagtccctgattcgctactgtgatagcctgctcaccaactgtggtgtgttgtagttGGCTACCTggggtgtgagtggtcatcaaatCCTatgttctcctccctctgaccAAGGGCCTTCGAGAGCCTTTCTACAGTCATCCGACCAGAcccctgcatgacagatatttttgagatcgggctggggtgcGGTATCCAGGCTATATATAGCTATGGCTACGGCAGAACGTGACAAGTCATACGGAAAAGGTGTTTTCAGCAATGAAGCAGTGTCAGTATGGCGAAGATTGTAACGTTGGTGTTGTCACAATATTTACAAGAATTTGGATCAGAACATCGGCCATGCTGAACAAAAGAAAGGGATCGAGTATGCATAATTTGAAATGTCATTAAAAAGCTGCAATAGTGTATAAAAACTACGGCCTATGCTATGTCCCAAGAACAGTTCCACAATTTTATATGCAAATGCAGGTCCCACAAGGTGCTGCCAAAAacgaattccctagggaatgcgTGCGTGGAATAGTTAGAATTCCTGGCAACTCTATCGCAGTACTataccaacgccccccccccctgaggcgtcgccaaaaaggtACCATAAGAGACGTTAACTTACCTTTAGCTGTACGTTTTGTTGTTTCATCCCCACGTATATCTGCCACTACTGGTGGTACTCTGCGACTGGAGAAATCCTCAGCTCTCTTGACCAGGGTAGTCCGGATAGTCTCGTACCCAGAGAGGACGATGGCAAGATTCCCGCCCAACCTGATGCTCATGACGTCACCATACTGTTTGGACAGTTCCGTGAAAGTGGCGGGAAGAAAGGCAGTCTGGGAGAGGAAAGACAAATGAGGAACAATTTTAGGAAGTACAATGCAACTTGTATTTTGAACATCTGTAAGCTCATACACAGATTGACTCCTTGAATGTTAAACTAATTTGTAACCCAAGATCGATTCCCATGTGCATACATGAAGAAATTCCACGCATGTTTTCTACTCGATCACGATCTTGTACTATTGGCTCCGCTTCTTGGGTGTTGCCAAAATCTGTCTATTCAATCGTACTGAGCCGTGTCCAACTTCACCTTAAGGACTTTGAACCATTGCGGCAGGTCTAAGGCGGGAAATCCCCCAGCTGCAGCCTGGCACTGAACGACACAACTGTGGTGGTTGTTACTACCGTGCCAAAGGAGACGCCAGAATTACAATTTCCATGATAATTGCCGGTACGTGCGGCAGAGATGTACAAATTTGTACTTAATTTggatacttaatgaggaaaatctatatttacagtgtttttcaGTATAGGCCTCAAATAAATAGTTTGTGGTGGGTGGAAGATTCTAATTATGtcaataagtccctaatttgcataattgatgtgaaagtgtcctaattcttcttagtatatgtagtaaatgattgggctgTCAATATTGTGACCTGTTCAaattagttaaaggtgtacataagcaagcataaatcATACAGATGTGAaagtatttgcataatcagaatactgtaaatgcatttaagttcgcggggatttaatttcgtggtagcgggaaaagggacttttcgctgtggttttaatttcgcggtaacaccatagactgcagtctaatactatagtagaaaaatgttcgcggtggttttaaattcgcgttgaagtggtcgccgcgaaaaccgcgaacattaatccaccgcgaacatttctgcatttacagtatttcatggaGTTATGaagtctccgaactcttgtttggcAAGCCTTGCAATTACGTAGGAGCGGTCGTCTATCTCTGGTCAATTTTTCACCCCATAGAATTGTAATACTAATATCTTTCCGTATGCTAGTGGGCCTGACAGAGAATATTTTCCTAAACTCACCTTGGCTAACATGGGGATGTTCCCGAGAAGCGGCCAGCCCCTGGGTCCGGGCGGGAGGTTTCTGGGCCGCTGGAGATACAGATATGTcagcagacacacacatgcagccGCCAGAAACGTCGGCAGGTCGCCATAATGACGAGCAGTCGTCACGACTTCCAGCAAAATACTCATCTTCGTACTCTAAACTGCGTATCGTTACAGAAATCGTCACAGGAAACGCTGCAGAAACGTTACAGTTCACAAAACTGTTGGTCTCTGCCCTGTACTGACTGGGATACCCCCAATAAATACAATTGGGACGTACCAAAGCAGCTTGATAGGGGTGACCTGATAATTCCCAAATATTGTATTCAAATCTTAACGCAAAGTCATagtttttttctataaaaatAAGTTTTGaatgcttttgtcaatgtagTACATGCATAGAATTGTAGCACGATTGATGATAGAATGACCAGCCAACtctaaaaaaacatttaaagaaCCAGTCCCTCTCACTTTTCAATGAAGGCCAAAAATACTGCTCTGACCATGCGGACGCTGAACCCTTGCGTCATCTAAGGTGAATGACCGCACGGTCACTAAGACAACTACAGCTGTCATTGAAAAAGCAAACAACACAATGAAATAGAGAGGTTAAATCTTAACCATGTAAAATCATCTGTTTTTACCGGTCGGTTTAGTAAATTCCAGATATTGTCAAAAATCAACAtattcaaaatgtgttttttaatCAATGGTAGGCGATATAGCATTCTATAACATCTCCTTGTGATCGATGTTATTCTGCTATCACATTAGTACTGACGAACACACAGTTAACCTACACATGAGCAAAACTATAGCTTTTAGATTGAAAATTTGGAGCGTACTAATATGTCAGTTTCTGTCCCTCTCTATCTATGACACCTGAATATTTcttatatttgtatgttatactAGTACCTGTTTCTCTTATTTTTATGGTATTTTTATGGTGTATCAACCTTGCATAACTTTCATGTTGGTGTTCAtttgtacataacgttaccatACGAAGCTTTATCGGCGACCTCATGAAAATCGTTCTTGCAATTCGATTTCAGTTGTCAAACAACAGATACGTTCTATACAGACCTGATCTTACTCTACTCTATTATTTACTAGTTCACaaattcaatacatgtaattgtattcCTTCTGAGCTACTGAAGCTGTTGTGTAGGAAAGCTGTAATTAGTGGCTGTAGATGTATGCCAAACTGACcgtgaggtcattgacctctatTTCAGGGACTTTGCCTACTTAAATTGGCCTCTCGGTCACCTGCATGAAAACATAAGGCCTCATGCATGCTGATTTCATTATataaacaagagctatctaatactcaaaattcgtgaccatagcttgttcagaagatTAGAAAACACACCCGGTAGTTgcgcttcagtaccaaggaaagccgctaggggtccaaaATTTAATAATTTTCAGCTTTTATTAcgccccaccaacacaccaagtatgaaaccaatccatccagctgttcttgagttatcttgttcacagatgtatcacccgaggtatcagcccgacctcGGGTCGcccggatcgcccgacggccgaaggcatAAAGTGCTGTACAATTCAGCCCAATGAATACATtagtttatgtcatacctgtgacgcgaaaacgttcgatacgggtgttccggaccgggccataacttccgtattagaccggttcgaaaggcgtatcacacaggctccattcgaataaatcgaactgtttcgagcgggccgagtgggGCGCTATCGaatgttcgaatacctgattcagacgttggaacattactgttgcaacactttttgttcgagggcaccaaatttgttcaaattctagcgcatttcgcatcaaaacagggaTTTTCTTAGGTGGgttgacataaataaaatacaacacggtgtattccgcatcaccctcggtcccagccctcccgcgggtcggatcaccctccggccttcgggccaAATATAATAAGTATAAATACTTATCGTAATATTTGTATTGAAAAGATAATCAGAGACAGGGTTCGTCTTTCACAATGCTTTTTACATTATGATAAATGTATTATTGTTCAGAAAACATCTAATCTGACTTGTGCAGCAAATGGAtctatgcatgtacatgtacttgaatttcTTATCAAGATATTACCCTTGTAGGGGTGTAGCTATATATAGTGTGATATCAACCAGCTTCTTATCTAAAATGTGAGCTGACACTGTTTAACAAAGGAGTgcaatgtatatgtcacagggaAGATTGGAATCTAGGGGGATTCGGAATCTtcctaggggagattagaattccaatttcccctgggggagattggaattccattCTCTCCTAGGGGAATCCagaattctcctaggagagattggaattctaccaggacaatctttgaaTCTACCTGGAGTGGCTTCGTAGTTTAAAACAATGCAACAATGGATTTATAATTATTTCTAAGATTAAATCATCATATCTTACGCTTCATATCTAACACTTATAATTTTTCAAACAATTTAAGGTTAAGAATACTTCTCTATAGTGTACAGTATCATCTTATCCTATACTATAGCTCAttaaacattacattttcaaacatttagtaaTAGAGGAGAATTCGTAATTCTACAAGGACAATCTTTGATTTTACCAGAAATTCAGATtagatgaaattgttttggaaaaTAGACTGAATCATTTGACAAGTTACATTTCTATCTAGTCAATTTCACACAAAGAAGCtggcagaaaaaaacaaggccAATAGGAAGGATGCCAAAAAAATGCAACATAGCTAACTGGAAAAAATGATTGAGAACATTTAGTCACTCAACTCATAATGGTCTCCAtaagaattccaatctctcctaggggagattggaattccagaTTCCcataggagagattggaattccaatctgccgtaggggaaattggaattccaatctcccctaggaggattccgaatccccctggattccaatctcccctgtgacatatacattcaATGTCACACATATATTTGTAATTTCACTGCAATTTTTCAGGTGAAAGTATAGTTCCAAGACTTCATACGTATGCGTCTGCTCAAATAATAAATGACACATTTGGATTGAGATAGGTCAATAATAAGTActttttaaatcattttacaACAGCATTGAAGATATCTGCCAGACACTTTACGCAATACATTTTACTGGGTATTGGTGCATACATAACTCGttacagaagaagaaatagaGCATTAAAGATGATGAAATGTCAGTTCTACTTGTGTTTCTATTTGTTTTTATCCTATCACTTGAAAATTATTATCTTTAAAACAGATTCTTTGCACACCCACACGCTTATTATTTTAtatgtcaatgttcacattacaattccgaaagaaacaaacttttccttaaaatctacAAATCTCTCCCAAGCTTTTCTCATCTgaccgaccaacaaaaaacaatattctTACTTAAGTCGCCCAACCCATTTATATATGCAAaagttggacaattcatctcccactgcatacggaaaagaatTCAAACCCATTAAATAGCTtatgtagaaatagatttagattagatgttatttctcttttgatttatctatagttcccattttccttctctgttaaGTGTACAATTaatatgtataccactactttactttgtcttCAATAAGCCCTCGGATATGATCTTGAACTTGCAAAAAAGGTCATTTTTGTCCTTCCCGCATTTCATGAACATTACTGTTGAAGCTATCAGCGTGCAACTGCACACAACTCAAATGGGCAAGGCACATTGATAGCACTGGCCAACTTTCCCAACATGGACGGCTCAGGTGCGCCCTCTGGCAGGTGGAACGTGAAACGCTGCATCAGGGAGACGAACAGCATGAAGACCTCCATCTTGGCCAGCTGTTCACCGAGACATACCCGGGGGcctggagtaaaaaaaaagttaacaagtACTGTAAACATGCATGCATTGTAGTCAAACAGTCAAAAGG
Above is a genomic segment from Branchiostoma floridae strain S238N-H82 chromosome 16, Bfl_VNyyK, whole genome shotgun sequence containing:
- the LOC118403880 gene encoding cytochrome P450 2U1-like, which gives rise to MSILLEVVTTARHYGDLPTFLAAACVCLLTYLYLQRPRNLPPGPRGWPLLGNIPMLAKTAFLPATFTELSKQYGDVMSIRLGGNLAIVLSGYETIRTTLVKRAEDFSSRRVPPVVADIRGDETTKRTAKGVLFAAYGPQWKHQRKFALMTLRDFGVGKRSLEGKVTEETDALVQEILSQNGQPFDLKIMMQNAVSNIICSIAFGGRFEYGDPDFLRLIELLNATIEEKPSVTDRLGAIHPVFRYLGTFGKDSRQGRLLKMFQALQEFCREQMEKHRLTFDPNDIRDFIDAFLLEKQRAPEEKAREHFTDKELQEVLIDLFLAGTETTATTTRWALLYMMLNPDIQEKVHQEIDSVLGQSAPSYAQRNQLPYTAATLAEVQRMKPVAPLSIPHAASRDTTLNGYNIPQDAMIFINLWSVHMDPQLFPETNTFRPERFLDQDGNFVKHEALVPFGIGHRVCLGEQLAKMELFMLFVSLMQRFTFNLPEGAPEPSMLGKLGSAINVPFPFELCAVAR